One region of Streptomyces davaonensis JCM 4913 genomic DNA includes:
- a CDS encoding carbohydrate ABC transporter permease, with the protein MALVTATRRSAPGGPRAGGAWFLVLPALIPILLLSVGPLLYGILLAFTDSQSGRTQPTQWIGGLNFRDLLHDTLFWESFRIGLVWAVGVTVPQFLLALGLALLLNQDLRLRWLARALAIVPWAMPEVVVGVMWRLVYNPDAGILNETLRDLGLGEGRDWLSGLATALPAVIVVGVWAGMPTTTVALLAGLQNTPRELHEAAAMDGAGAWRRFRTVTWPALRPVALAITALNFIWNFNSFALVYVLTGGGPGGRTRLPMLFAYEEAFRYGQFGYAAAMGCVMVALISILLALFLVGRLRGGDES; encoded by the coding sequence GTGGCCTTGGTGACCGCGACACGGCGCTCGGCGCCCGGCGGGCCTCGCGCGGGCGGGGCCTGGTTCCTCGTACTGCCCGCGCTGATCCCGATCCTGCTGCTGAGCGTCGGACCGCTGCTGTACGGGATCCTGCTGGCCTTCACCGACTCCCAGTCCGGCCGCACCCAGCCCACCCAGTGGATCGGCGGTCTCAACTTCCGGGATCTGCTGCACGACACCCTGTTCTGGGAGTCGTTCCGGATCGGCCTGGTCTGGGCCGTCGGCGTCACCGTCCCGCAGTTCCTGCTCGCGCTCGGCCTGGCCCTGCTCCTCAACCAGGACCTACGGCTGCGCTGGCTGGCCCGCGCCCTCGCGATCGTCCCGTGGGCCATGCCGGAGGTCGTGGTCGGGGTGATGTGGCGGCTGGTCTACAACCCGGACGCCGGCATCCTCAACGAGACGCTCCGCGACCTGGGCCTCGGCGAGGGCCGCGACTGGCTCAGCGGCCTGGCCACCGCCCTGCCCGCCGTCATCGTCGTCGGCGTCTGGGCCGGGATGCCGACCACCACCGTCGCCCTGCTCGCCGGCCTCCAGAACACCCCGCGCGAGCTGCACGAGGCCGCCGCCATGGACGGCGCGGGCGCCTGGCGCCGCTTCCGGACCGTCACTTGGCCCGCCCTGCGCCCGGTCGCCCTGGCCATCACCGCACTCAACTTCATCTGGAACTTCAACTCGTTCGCGCTGGTCTACGTCCTCACCGGCGGCGGCCCCGGCGGCCGCACCCGGCTGCCGATGCTCTTCGCCTACGAAGAGGCCTTCCGCTACGGCCAGTTCGGCTACGCGGCGGCGATGGGCTGTGTGATGGTCGCCCTGATCTCGATCCTGCTGGCCCTGTTCCTGGTGGGCCGACTGCGAGGAGGAGACGAGTCATGA
- a CDS encoding MMPL family transporter — protein sequence MGNGDIRVRGLAARAGGWSARHRWAAVGIWVLFVVLAMGLGSAAGRVDVKDSDQLKGETHTAAKIVEDAGIEEPAGETVLIQAKDGSLKATDEEFRSAVAAVIEAVEGTGKVTDVTSPYDTETISENGRSALVQFDMRGDSDTAGERVEPVLKAVENVQKDHESLRIEEIGGASMMKTFDDAFGDDFQKAEYSAVPVALGILLIAFGALVAALLPVLLAVTAIMATMGLMGVVSHVMPMSDTANSVMLLVGLAVGVDYCLFYLRREREERLAGRDSRTALMVAAATSGRAIIVSGVTVCVAMAGMLFTGLAEFEAMGLASLMVVAVAMVGSVTVLPALLSLLGERVEKGKIPFLHPESKLRRKRGNANRDSRFWTAVLKAVLARPVISVVVAAGALLAIAAPALGMKTQNLTLDQEFGDSLPIVQTYNRVNEAFPGGSEPAEVVVKADDINSAEVQGALADFRELAISSGASRGPVEIKLHDAQNIAFVYVPLVGGSDLDKAEESLDKLRDDVRPATLGKVDGVEAPISGQVAGSADFNDQLAGAVVPVFAFVVVFAFGLMLLSFRSLTIAITSIALNLLSVGAAYGILVAVFQHGWGASLVGAEGVGAIITWLPLFLFVILFGLSMDYHVFVVSRIREARMKGRSTNEAIKHGVVTTAGVVTSAAVIMVAVFAIFGTLSMQSMKQMGVGLAAAVLIDATIIRGVLLPAVMALLGERNWYLPKWMNRLPDLTHDESPEVVTRQARDDEGERVPV from the coding sequence ATGGGGAACGGAGACATACGGGTGCGGGGTCTCGCCGCCAGGGCAGGCGGCTGGAGTGCCCGGCACCGATGGGCTGCCGTCGGCATCTGGGTGCTGTTCGTCGTCCTGGCGATGGGGCTCGGTTCGGCGGCCGGCCGGGTGGACGTCAAGGACAGCGACCAACTGAAGGGCGAGACACACACCGCCGCCAAGATCGTCGAGGACGCGGGGATCGAGGAGCCGGCCGGTGAGACCGTCCTGATCCAGGCGAAGGACGGTTCGCTCAAGGCCACCGACGAAGAGTTCCGCAGCGCCGTCGCCGCCGTCATCGAGGCGGTCGAGGGCACCGGCAAGGTGACCGACGTGACCTCGCCGTACGACACGGAGACGATCTCCGAGAACGGCCGCAGCGCGCTGGTGCAGTTCGACATGCGCGGTGACTCCGACACCGCGGGTGAGCGCGTCGAGCCGGTGCTCAAGGCGGTCGAGAACGTCCAGAAGGACCATGAGTCGCTGCGGATCGAGGAGATCGGCGGCGCGAGCATGATGAAGACGTTCGACGACGCGTTCGGGGACGACTTCCAGAAGGCCGAGTACTCCGCGGTGCCGGTGGCGCTCGGCATTCTGCTCATCGCCTTCGGTGCCCTGGTGGCGGCGCTTCTGCCGGTGCTGCTGGCGGTCACCGCGATCATGGCGACGATGGGCCTGATGGGCGTCGTCAGCCATGTCATGCCGATGAGCGACACCGCCAACTCCGTGATGCTGCTGGTCGGTCTGGCTGTCGGCGTCGACTACTGCCTGTTCTATCTGCGCCGGGAGCGCGAGGAGCGCCTTGCCGGCCGGGACTCCCGGACCGCGCTGATGGTCGCCGCCGCCACCAGTGGCCGCGCGATCATCGTCTCCGGTGTCACGGTGTGCGTGGCGATGGCGGGCATGCTGTTCACCGGGCTCGCCGAGTTCGAGGCGATGGGCCTGGCCTCGCTGATGGTCGTGGCGGTCGCCATGGTCGGTTCGGTGACCGTGCTGCCGGCGCTGCTGTCCCTGCTGGGCGAGCGGGTCGAGAAGGGCAAGATCCCCTTCCTGCACCCGGAGAGCAAGCTCCGCCGCAAGCGGGGCAACGCCAACCGCGACAGCCGGTTCTGGACGGCCGTCCTCAAGGCCGTGCTCGCGCGGCCGGTCATCTCGGTCGTCGTCGCGGCCGGTGCGCTGCTGGCCATCGCCGCTCCCGCGCTCGGCATGAAGACCCAGAACCTCACGCTGGACCAGGAGTTCGGCGACTCGCTGCCGATCGTGCAGACGTACAACAGGGTCAACGAGGCCTTCCCGGGCGGTTCCGAGCCGGCCGAGGTGGTCGTCAAGGCGGACGACATCAACTCCGCCGAGGTGCAGGGCGCCCTGGCCGACTTCCGCGAGCTGGCGATCAGTTCGGGCGCCTCGCGCGGGCCGGTCGAGATCAAGCTGCACGACGCACAGAACATCGCCTTCGTCTACGTCCCGCTGGTCGGCGGCTCCGACCTCGACAAGGCGGAAGAGAGCCTGGACAAGCTGCGCGACGACGTACGGCCCGCCACCCTCGGCAAGGTGGACGGCGTCGAGGCGCCGATCAGCGGACAGGTGGCCGGTTCGGCGGACTTCAACGACCAGTTGGCGGGCGCGGTGGTCCCGGTCTTCGCCTTCGTCGTGGTCTTCGCCTTCGGGCTGATGCTGCTGTCCTTCCGCTCGCTGACCATCGCGATCACCTCGATCGCGCTGAACCTCCTGTCGGTGGGCGCGGCCTACGGCATCCTGGTCGCCGTCTTCCAGCACGGCTGGGGCGCGTCCCTGGTGGGCGCGGAGGGCGTCGGCGCCATCATCACCTGGCTGCCGTTGTTCCTCTTCGTGATCCTGTTCGGCCTGTCCATGGACTACCACGTGTTCGTGGTCTCGCGGATCCGCGAGGCGCGGATGAAGGGCCGTTCGACCAACGAGGCGATCAAGCACGGCGTGGTCACCACGGCGGGTGTCGTCACCAGCGCAGCGGTCATCATGGTCGCCGTGTTCGCGATCTTCGGCACGCTGTCCATGCAGTCGATGAAGCAGATGGGTGTCGGCCTCGCGGCCGCGGTGCTGATCGACGCGACGATCATCCGGGGTGTGCTGCTCCCGGCGGTCATGGCGCTGCTGGGCGAGCGCAACTGGTACCTGCCCAAGTGGATGAACCGGCTGCCGGACCTCACCCACGACGAGTCGCCCGAGGTGGTCACCCGGCAGGCGCGGGACGACGAGGGGGAGCGCGTCCCGGTCTGA
- a CDS encoding phosphotransferase enzyme family protein: MDETRAREVLAAADVLPGPARNAALLALGENAVFAAGDLVVKVGRDAELLDRARRELDIALWLAKAGVPAVRAAEPEPLLAEGHPVTVWHRLPDPVRPAEPRDLAELLRVVHALPAPPFPLPPRDLLGGVERWLRLAGDAIDPADAAYLRERRDGFAAAANGLTPHLPPGPIHGDALPRNVHVGPDGPVLVDLETFSTDFREHDLVVMALSRDRYGLPAAAYDSFVAAYGWDVREWEGCPVLRGARETASCAWVSQHAPSNPKALAEFRRRVASLRDGDETVRWYPF, from the coding sequence ATGGACGAGACGCGGGCCCGTGAGGTACTGGCCGCGGCGGACGTGCTGCCCGGTCCGGCGCGGAACGCCGCCCTCCTCGCCCTGGGCGAGAACGCCGTGTTCGCCGCCGGTGACCTGGTCGTGAAGGTGGGCCGGGACGCCGAGCTGCTGGACCGGGCCCGGCGTGAACTCGACATCGCGCTGTGGCTGGCGAAGGCGGGCGTACCGGCGGTCCGGGCGGCCGAGCCCGAGCCGCTGCTGGCCGAGGGACACCCGGTGACCGTGTGGCACCGGCTGCCGGATCCGGTACGCCCGGCGGAGCCCCGCGATTTGGCCGAACTCCTACGGGTCGTGCACGCCCTGCCCGCGCCGCCGTTCCCCCTCCCCCCACGCGATCTGCTCGGCGGGGTGGAGCGCTGGCTGCGGCTGGCGGGGGACGCGATCGACCCGGCGGACGCGGCGTATCTGCGGGAGCGCCGGGACGGTTTCGCGGCAGCGGCGAACGGCCTGACCCCCCACCTGCCGCCGGGCCCGATCCACGGCGACGCCCTCCCCCGCAACGTCCACGTCGGCCCCGACGGCCCCGTCCTGGTCGACCTGGAGACCTTCTCCACCGACTTCCGGGAGCACGACCTCGTCGTCATGGCCCTGTCCCGCGACCGGTACGGCCTGCCTGCCGCGGCCTACGACTCCTTCGTCGCCGCCTACGGCTGGGACGTCCGCGAGTGGGAGGGCTGCCCGGTACTGCGGGGCGCCCGGGAGACCGCGAGCTGCGCCTGGGTCTCCCAGCACGCGCCGAGCAACCCCAAGGCCCTGGCGGAGTTCCGGCGCCGGGTGGCCTCCCTGCGGGACGGGGACGAGACGGTGCGGTGGTATCCGTTCTGA
- a CDS encoding ABC transporter substrate-binding protein, with amino-acid sequence MRARWLVVLLLLLAGCTSGGESADGPVTLRFQSLAWQEESVAVNQELVKEWNASHPDVKVEYVQGSWDSVHDQLLTAFEGGEAPDIIHDASDDLADFAYGGYLADLTDLLPERLKSDIPQRSWQTATFGEGVYGVPFLQEPRVIVANATWLMESGVRIPTPERPWSWPEFQQISEELSGGGKYGVAWPLKDPVSATLNLSLSTGGQLFHRGADGKVTVRFEAADEVLPRTVHDQVNTDRSASPTTLGSGGSDTLPGFFGGRYAMVPLGFSYRQQIVQQAPEGFDWQVLPAPAGADGLTQGVSPQTLSIAEDSPHQREAAEFVDFLLRPENMVRLALGDWMLPTGTAALKDPALHTEKHDWATGTALADHLHPAPAQAVRGYPEWKDKVATPALQEYYSGAIDLGELRERLEEDGNLVLARYQR; translated from the coding sequence ATGCGCGCCCGCTGGCTCGTCGTCCTCCTTCTTCTCCTCGCGGGCTGCACGAGCGGCGGCGAATCCGCGGACGGCCCGGTGACCCTGCGCTTCCAGTCCCTCGCCTGGCAGGAGGAGTCCGTCGCGGTCAACCAGGAGCTGGTCAAGGAGTGGAACGCCAGTCATCCGGACGTCAAGGTCGAGTATGTCCAGGGCAGTTGGGACAGCGTCCACGACCAGCTGCTGACCGCCTTCGAGGGCGGCGAGGCGCCGGACATCATCCACGACGCCTCCGACGACCTCGCGGACTTCGCCTACGGCGGCTATCTCGCCGACCTGACCGACCTGCTGCCCGAGCGGCTCAAGTCCGATATTCCGCAGCGCAGTTGGCAGACGGCGACCTTCGGGGAGGGCGTCTACGGCGTGCCCTTCCTCCAGGAACCCCGGGTCATCGTCGCCAACGCGACCTGGCTGATGGAGTCCGGCGTACGGATCCCCACACCCGAACGGCCGTGGAGCTGGCCGGAGTTCCAACAGATCAGCGAGGAGCTGAGCGGGGGCGGGAAGTACGGCGTCGCCTGGCCGCTGAAGGACCCCGTCTCCGCCACCCTCAACCTCTCGCTGTCCACCGGCGGGCAGTTGTTCCACCGCGGCGCCGACGGAAAGGTCACCGTCCGCTTCGAGGCCGCCGACGAGGTGTTGCCGCGGACCGTCCACGACCAGGTCAACACCGACCGCAGCGCCTCACCCACGACGCTCGGCAGCGGCGGTTCGGACACCCTGCCCGGCTTCTTCGGCGGCCGGTACGCGATGGTTCCGCTCGGCTTCTCCTACCGCCAGCAGATCGTGCAGCAGGCCCCGGAGGGCTTCGACTGGCAGGTGCTGCCCGCCCCGGCGGGCGCGGACGGGCTCACCCAGGGCGTCAGCCCGCAGACCCTCTCCATCGCCGAGGACAGCCCGCACCAGCGGGAGGCGGCCGAGTTCGTCGACTTCCTGCTCCGGCCCGAGAACATGGTCCGGCTGGCCCTCGGCGACTGGATGCTGCCCACCGGCACCGCGGCCCTGAAGGACCCGGCCCTGCACACCGAGAAGCACGACTGGGCCACCGGCACGGCCCTCGCCGACCACCTGCACCCGGCACCCGCCCAGGCCGTACGGGGCTACCCGGAGTGGAAGGACAAGGTGGCCACCCCCGCACTCCAGGAGTACTACAGCGGCGCGATCGACCTCGGTGAGCTGCGCGAGCGGCTGGAGGAGGACGGGAACCTGGTGCTCGCCCGCTATCAGCGCTGA
- a CDS encoding DUF1697 domain-containing protein encodes MTTTYAALLRGINVGGAKKVPMAELRTLLTGLGLADVRTYLQSGQAVFAAGQGDARSWTARITEAIEQHFGFTVDVIVRDHAYLAAVVDACPFPAAELEGKQLHVTYFSAPVDEERFAGIDRSAFLPEEFRLGDRCLYLYAPDGLGRSKLAEQLAKPRVTKGLTATSRNWNTVVKLMEMTGS; translated from the coding sequence ATGACGACGACGTATGCGGCGCTGCTGCGGGGGATCAACGTGGGCGGCGCCAAGAAGGTCCCGATGGCCGAACTGCGGACCCTGCTGACCGGCCTCGGCCTCGCCGACGTGCGCACGTACCTCCAGAGCGGCCAGGCCGTCTTCGCCGCCGGCCAGGGCGACGCGCGGTCCTGGACCGCGAGGATCACGGAGGCGATCGAGCAGCACTTCGGGTTCACGGTCGACGTCATCGTCCGTGACCACGCCTACCTCGCGGCCGTCGTCGACGCCTGCCCCTTCCCGGCCGCCGAGCTGGAGGGCAAGCAGCTGCACGTCACGTACTTCTCCGCGCCGGTCGACGAGGAGCGCTTCGCCGGGATCGACCGGTCCGCCTTCCTGCCGGAGGAGTTCCGCCTCGGCGACCGCTGCCTCTACCTCTACGCCCCGGACGGCCTCGGCCGCTCCAAGCTGGCCGAGCAGCTCGCCAAACCCCGGGTGACCAAAGGACTGACCGCCACCAGCCGCAACTGGAACACGGTGGTCAAACTCATGGAGATGACCGGCAGTTAG
- a CDS encoding ketopantoate reductase family protein — MRYIIIGAGAVGGAIGGRLAGAGHEVVLVARGAHLAALREHGLRLTVPDGEYVHRLPAVEDPAELGPLRPDDVLFLAVKTQDGAAALRTWGAAPVEGGGTAAERLPVLCAQNGVEGPRLALRVFRQVYGVCVWLPATFLEPGVISAPCIPLTGILHLGRYPHGTDDTLHSISADLEKAHFEAPVVPDVARWQYAKLLLNLGNMLEAVTGPVASDEAIAFNRRVRAEAVAVLDAAGIAYASAEEQQAVRDGKVTPVPLGGATRRGGSSWQSLARGTGTIEADYLNGEINLLGRLHGIPTPLNELLQQLANTFAREGRAPGSMPLEELIGMANSTTNGPRCP; from the coding sequence ATGCGATACATCATCATCGGAGCAGGGGCCGTCGGCGGGGCCATCGGCGGCCGGCTCGCGGGGGCGGGGCACGAGGTCGTACTGGTGGCGCGCGGCGCACACCTGGCAGCGCTGAGAGAGCACGGGCTGCGGCTCACCGTGCCGGACGGCGAGTACGTCCACCGGCTCCCGGCCGTCGAGGACCCGGCCGAACTCGGCCCGCTGCGCCCCGACGACGTGCTCTTCCTCGCCGTGAAGACCCAGGACGGCGCGGCCGCGCTCCGGACCTGGGGAGCGGCCCCCGTCGAGGGCGGCGGCACGGCCGCCGAGCGACTGCCCGTGCTGTGCGCGCAGAACGGCGTGGAGGGCCCACGCCTGGCCCTGCGGGTCTTCCGCCAGGTGTACGGCGTCTGCGTGTGGCTGCCCGCCACCTTCCTGGAACCCGGCGTGATCTCCGCACCCTGCATTCCGCTCACCGGGATCCTGCACCTCGGCCGCTACCCGCACGGCACCGACGACACCCTCCACAGCATTTCCGCCGACCTGGAGAAGGCCCACTTCGAGGCGCCGGTGGTGCCGGACGTGGCCCGCTGGCAGTACGCCAAGCTGCTGCTCAACCTCGGCAACATGCTGGAGGCCGTCACCGGCCCGGTGGCGAGCGACGAGGCGATCGCCTTCAACCGCAGGGTGCGGGCGGAGGCCGTGGCCGTCCTCGACGCGGCCGGCATCGCGTACGCGAGCGCCGAGGAGCAGCAGGCGGTCCGGGACGGCAAGGTCACTCCGGTGCCACTGGGCGGCGCCACGCGCCGCGGCGGCTCCTCCTGGCAGTCGCTGGCCCGGGGAACGGGCACGATCGAGGCCGACTACCTCAACGGGGAGATCAATCTCCTCGGCCGCCTGCACGGCATACCGACCCCGCTGAACGAACTGCTCCAGCAGCTCGCGAACACGTTCGCGCGGGAGGGACGCGCACCCGGTTCGATGCCGTTGGAAGAGCTGATCGGGATGGCCAACTCCACGACAAATGGCCCTCGTTGTCCCTAA
- a CDS encoding carbohydrate ABC transporter permease produces MRTSTTARVGQYAALLAYLLFLAFPFLWLISTAFKPPRELGSLHPTWIPEHPTLDNFRQAFDEQPLLEAASNSLIAAFSAALIAVLIATPMAYVIARHRTPLARAATGWVVVSQAFPLVLVIIPLFLVLKELRLINSLFGLILVYVVWALPFALWMLVGYVRAVPTELEEAAAVDGAGRLRTLVSVVAPLLAPGITATALFAFVTAWNEFFFALVLLKTPEKQTLPVILTHFIGAEGVADLGPLAAAAFLATLPSLLIFAVIQRRITGGMLAGAVKN; encoded by the coding sequence ATGAGGACGAGCACCACGGCCCGGGTCGGCCAGTACGCGGCACTCCTCGCGTATCTCCTGTTCCTCGCCTTCCCCTTCCTCTGGCTGATCTCCACCGCGTTCAAGCCGCCCCGCGAACTCGGCAGCCTGCACCCCACCTGGATCCCCGAGCACCCCACCCTCGACAACTTCCGCCAGGCCTTCGACGAGCAGCCCCTCCTGGAAGCCGCGTCGAACTCCCTGATCGCCGCGTTCTCCGCCGCGCTGATCGCCGTACTGATCGCGACCCCCATGGCCTATGTCATCGCCCGGCACCGCACCCCGCTCGCCCGCGCCGCGACCGGCTGGGTCGTGGTCAGCCAGGCCTTCCCGCTGGTCCTGGTGATCATCCCGCTGTTCCTGGTGCTGAAGGAACTCCGCCTGATCAACTCCCTGTTCGGGCTGATCCTCGTCTACGTCGTCTGGGCGCTGCCCTTCGCGCTGTGGATGCTCGTGGGGTACGTCCGGGCCGTGCCGACCGAGTTGGAGGAGGCGGCCGCCGTCGACGGGGCCGGGCGGCTGCGCACCCTCGTCTCGGTCGTCGCGCCGCTGCTCGCGCCGGGGATCACGGCGACCGCCCTGTTCGCCTTCGTCACCGCCTGGAACGAGTTCTTCTTCGCGCTGGTCCTGCTGAAGACCCCCGAGAAACAGACCCTTCCGGTGATCCTCACCCACTTCATCGGCGCCGAGGGCGTCGCCGACCTCGGCCCGCTGGCCGCGGCGGCCTTCCTCGCGACCCTGCCCTCGCTGCTGATCTTCGCGGTCATCCAGCGCCGGATCACCGGTGGCATGCTTGCCGGGGCGGTGAAGAACTGA
- a CDS encoding protein kinase domain-containing protein — protein MSGMLDSGTRLAVDNGDEVEIIGMLGAGGQGEVYRVRTAAGDKALKWYYPTCATPQQEAIVQELVERDFDDDRFLWPEAYVPAQGSSFGYLMGLRPERFKGLPDLFRRQLRTSTRALLTACLYTVEAYQALHSRGIAYRDISWGNVFLDPATGDVLICDNDNAVVEGDASGISGTMKFMAPELVCAEPGAHPGTQSDLHSLAVLLFMLLMNHHPLEGRRELGIHCLDDAAEKRLYGKSPLFVFDPADDSNAPDPMEHATVLATWDAAVGTLQDLFVRSFTTGLRDPAARVRETEWRNALRAVLDSVVECASCGRQNMTEPGEKPPPRACWGCGTRLMLPPRLTVTTPPPRAEHHIRLRRSARVQAHHLQPEPARHDCSDQSLVAELVEHPAKPGRFGIANRSQETWTGTRTDGTSQQVAPGQTVPLRSGLELDLGGGVRAVVRAK, from the coding sequence ATGAGCGGCATGCTCGACAGCGGGACACGGCTGGCCGTGGACAACGGCGACGAGGTCGAGATCATCGGGATGCTGGGCGCCGGTGGCCAGGGCGAGGTGTACCGGGTGCGCACGGCGGCCGGGGACAAGGCCCTGAAGTGGTACTACCCGACGTGTGCGACACCGCAGCAGGAGGCGATCGTCCAGGAGCTGGTGGAGCGGGACTTCGACGACGACCGGTTCCTGTGGCCCGAGGCGTATGTGCCCGCGCAGGGGAGTTCGTTCGGCTATCTGATGGGACTGCGACCGGAGCGCTTCAAGGGACTGCCCGATCTGTTCCGCCGCCAACTGCGCACCAGCACCCGGGCGTTGCTGACGGCCTGTCTCTACACGGTGGAGGCGTATCAGGCGCTGCACTCACGCGGCATCGCCTACCGGGACATCTCCTGGGGCAATGTCTTCCTCGATCCGGCCACCGGTGACGTACTGATCTGCGACAACGACAACGCCGTGGTGGAGGGCGACGCGAGCGGGATCTCGGGGACGATGAAGTTCATGGCCCCGGAGCTGGTGTGCGCCGAGCCGGGCGCCCACCCGGGCACCCAGTCCGATCTGCACTCGCTGGCCGTGCTGCTGTTCATGCTGCTGATGAACCATCATCCGCTGGAGGGCAGGCGGGAGTTGGGCATCCACTGCCTGGACGATGCGGCGGAGAAGCGGCTGTACGGCAAGAGCCCGCTGTTCGTGTTCGATCCGGCGGACGACTCCAACGCGCCCGACCCGATGGAGCACGCGACGGTGCTGGCGACCTGGGACGCGGCCGTCGGCACCCTCCAGGACCTCTTCGTCCGCAGCTTCACCACCGGCCTGCGGGACCCCGCGGCCCGGGTGCGCGAGACGGAGTGGCGCAACGCGCTGCGGGCGGTGCTGGACTCGGTGGTGGAGTGCGCCTCCTGCGGGCGCCAGAACATGACCGAGCCGGGCGAGAAACCGCCGCCGCGGGCCTGTTGGGGGTGCGGGACGCGGCTGATGCTGCCGCCGCGGCTGACGGTGACGACCCCGCCGCCGCGCGCCGAGCATCACATCCGGCTGCGCCGCTCGGCCCGGGTGCAGGCCCACCATCTCCAGCCGGAACCGGCCCGGCACGACTGCTCGGACCAGAGCCTGGTGGCGGAGCTGGTCGAGCACCCGGCCAAGCCGGGGCGGTTCGGCATCGCCAACCGCTCGCAGGAGACCTGGACGGGCACCCGCACGGACGGTACGTCCCAGCAGGTCGCCCCCGGCCAGACCGTACCGCTGCGCTCGGGTCTGGAGCTGGACCTCGGGGGCGGGGTACGGGCAGTGGTGCGCGCCAAGTAG
- a CDS encoding protein phosphatase 2C domain-containing protein: MVTLGVRRWDTMGDSVQGVGKRCNQDWWACEGTGAGDEPLVLAVADGHGSAVHARSELGARFAVDRFVGLAAAFGRAARDCHEPGRLARLMAYARDDFPRALVHEWRSAALGHWDRHRSVADGDAPEPEAGEKLLLYGTTLIGAVLTPWLFVAWQIGDGDLAVVEHDGELLRPLAPAEEDLGDETESLCGAQAWRAVRTHWAPLFDEARGPRLVVLSTDGLSKSFASADGYREFVVGLDDRLTDEGADGVRAVLPEWLRHASRYSGDDTTLVAALRPEHLALETEQKTES; encoded by the coding sequence CAGGACTGGTGGGCCTGTGAGGGCACCGGCGCCGGGGACGAGCCGCTGGTGCTGGCGGTGGCCGACGGGCACGGCTCGGCGGTGCACGCCCGCAGCGAGCTGGGGGCGCGGTTCGCCGTGGACCGGTTCGTGGGACTGGCGGCGGCCTTCGGACGGGCGGCCCGGGACTGCCATGAACCGGGGCGGCTCGCCCGGCTGATGGCCTACGCCCGCGACGACTTCCCGCGTGCCCTGGTGCACGAGTGGCGGTCGGCGGCGCTCGGTCACTGGGACCGGCACCGCTCGGTCGCCGACGGCGACGCGCCCGAGCCGGAGGCGGGCGAGAAGCTGCTGCTGTACGGCACCACCCTGATCGGCGCCGTGCTGACGCCGTGGCTGTTCGTGGCGTGGCAGATCGGTGACGGCGATCTCGCGGTGGTCGAGCACGACGGTGAGCTGCTGCGGCCGCTGGCCCCGGCCGAGGAGGACCTGGGCGACGAGACGGAGTCGCTGTGCGGCGCCCAGGCCTGGCGTGCGGTGCGCACGCACTGGGCACCCCTGTTCGACGAGGCGCGCGGGCCGCGTCTCGTCGTGCTGTCGACGGACGGTCTGTCGAAGAGTTTCGCCTCGGCGGACGGGTACCGGGAGTTCGTCGTGGGTCTGGACGACCGGCTGACGGACGAGGGCGCGGACGGGGTGCGGGCCGTGCTGCCCGAGTGGCTGCGGCATGCCTCGCGGTATTCCGGGGACGACACGACGCTGGTGGCCGCGCTGCGGCCGGAACACCTGGCACTGGAAACGGAACAGAAGACGGAGAGTTGA